Proteins encoded within one genomic window of Streptomyces sp. NBC_01314:
- a CDS encoding Lrp/AsnC family transcriptional regulator, whose product MVQAYILIQTEVGKASTVADTISKLPGVVQAEDVTGPYDVIVRAQADTVDDLGRLVVAKVQQVDGITRTLTCPVVHL is encoded by the coding sequence GTGGTACAGGCGTACATCCTGATCCAGACGGAGGTCGGCAAGGCGTCGACCGTCGCCGACACGATCAGCAAGCTCCCTGGGGTCGTCCAGGCCGAGGACGTGACGGGTCCGTACGACGTCATCGTGCGCGCCCAGGCCGACACCGTCGACGACCTCGGCCGACTGGTGGTCGCCAAGGTCCAGCAAGTGGACGGCATCACCCGCACCCTGACCTGCCCGGTCGTGCACCTGTAG
- a CDS encoding DUF3515 family protein, whose amino-acid sequence MNSFRHRRPTRLGLPVLAVSLIAVAGCSSADDGGSAAVPSAGAAAVKLCRNLDEVLPRKVDGLGRQDPQPASELTAGWGDAVIILRCGVPQPPKMIDPGVAEGRDADAVAGAVDGVDWLMEKRDDGSYRFTTANRSAYVEVSVPADRAAEDTSPILVGLAPAIKKAVPEGVAS is encoded by the coding sequence GTGAACTCGTTCCGTCACCGGCGCCCCACTCGCCTCGGGCTGCCCGTCCTGGCCGTGTCGTTGATCGCCGTCGCGGGCTGCTCCTCAGCAGACGACGGCGGCTCGGCGGCGGTTCCCAGCGCTGGGGCCGCCGCCGTGAAACTGTGCCGGAACCTGGACGAGGTGTTGCCGCGAAAGGTGGACGGTCTCGGCCGCCAGGATCCGCAGCCGGCCTCCGAGCTGACGGCGGGCTGGGGTGACGCGGTGATCATACTGCGCTGTGGTGTCCCTCAGCCGCCCAAGATGATCGACCCCGGGGTGGCCGAGGGACGCGATGCCGATGCCGTGGCCGGGGCCGTCGACGGGGTGGACTGGCTGATGGAGAAGCGGGACGACGGGTCGTACCGCTTCACCACCGCGAACCGCTCCGCGTATGTGGAGGTTTCGGTGCCGGCGGATCGGGCCGCGGAGGACACCTCGCCGATCCTTGTCGGGCTGGCGCCCGCCATCAAGAAGGCGGTTCCCGAGGGGGTCGCCTCCTGA
- a CDS encoding D-alanine--D-alanine ligase family protein: protein MSSENLPQSPEQPSRKPRVAVVFGGRSSEHGISVVTAGAVLRAIDRTKYDVLPIGISREGSWFLTADEPDRMAITDRRTPSVEELAESREGGVVLPVDPANREVVYSEPGSVPKALGEVDVVFPVLHGPYGEDGTLQGMLELSGVPYVGSGVLASAVGQDKEYMKRVFTSFGLKVGPYVVIRPREWQLDEAAARKKIIDLAGEHGWPLFVKPARAGSSIGITKVDDLAGLDEAIAEAQRHDPKILVEAALRGREIECGVLEFEDGPRASVPAEIPPPEAHAYYDFEAKYIDSTPGIVPAPLTPEETAEVQKLAVDAFDAASCEGLVRADFFLTEDGEFVINEINTLPGFTPISMYPAMWKASGIAYPELVDRLIQAALHRSTGLR, encoded by the coding sequence ATGAGCAGCGAGAACCTTCCCCAGAGCCCTGAGCAGCCGTCCCGCAAGCCGCGCGTGGCCGTCGTCTTCGGCGGTCGCAGCTCGGAACACGGGATCTCCGTGGTCACCGCCGGCGCCGTCCTGCGGGCCATCGACCGGACGAAGTACGACGTCCTGCCGATCGGCATCTCCCGGGAAGGCAGCTGGTTCCTCACCGCCGACGAACCGGACCGCATGGCGATCACCGACCGTCGCACGCCGAGCGTCGAGGAGCTCGCCGAGTCGCGGGAGGGCGGCGTCGTGCTCCCCGTCGACCCCGCCAACCGCGAAGTCGTCTACAGCGAGCCCGGTTCGGTGCCCAAGGCGCTCGGCGAGGTCGACGTCGTCTTCCCCGTCCTGCACGGCCCGTACGGCGAGGACGGCACCCTCCAGGGCATGCTGGAGCTCTCCGGTGTCCCGTACGTCGGCTCGGGTGTCCTCGCCTCGGCCGTCGGCCAGGACAAGGAGTACATGAAGCGGGTGTTCACCTCCTTCGGGCTCAAGGTCGGCCCGTACGTGGTGATCCGGCCGCGCGAGTGGCAGCTGGACGAGGCCGCCGCCCGCAAGAAGATCATCGACCTCGCCGGTGAGCATGGTTGGCCCCTCTTCGTGAAGCCCGCCCGCGCGGGCTCCTCCATCGGCATCACGAAGGTCGACGACCTCGCCGGTCTCGACGAGGCGATCGCCGAGGCCCAGCGCCACGACCCGAAGATCCTCGTGGAGGCGGCCCTGCGCGGCCGGGAGATCGAGTGCGGCGTCCTGGAGTTCGAGGACGGCCCCCGCGCCTCCGTCCCCGCCGAGATCCCGCCGCCCGAGGCCCACGCGTACTACGACTTCGAGGCCAAGTACATCGACTCGACGCCCGGCATCGTCCCGGCCCCGCTGACCCCGGAGGAGACCGCCGAGGTCCAGAAGCTCGCCGTCGACGCCTTCGACGCGGCGTCCTGCGAGGGCCTGGTCCGCGCGGACTTCTTCCTCACGGAGGACGGCGAGTTCGTGATCAACGAGATCAACACCTTGCCCGGCTTCACCCCGATCTCGATGTACCCGGCGATGTGGAAGGCGAGCGGTATCGCATACCCGGAGCTGGTGGACCGCCTGATCCAGGCGGCGCTGCACCGCTCCACAGGTCTTCGCTGA
- a CDS encoding NAD(P)H-dependent glycerol-3-phosphate dehydrogenase codes for MSKPVKAAVFSAGSWGTAFGTVLADAGCEVTLWARRAEVAEAINSTRFNTDYLPGLELPQNVRATTDPAEAAADADFTVLSVPSQTLRANLADWTGLLAPDTILVSLMKGVELGSAMRMSEVIEDVAKVGQDRIAVVTGPNLAREIASRMPAASVVACTDEAVAQRLQAACHTPYFRPYTNTDVVGCELGGAVKNVIGLAVGIADGMGLGDNAKGSLITRGLAETTRLGLAMGADPLTFAGLAGLGDLVATCSSPLSRNHTFGTNLGRGMTLQETIAVTRQTAEGVKSCESVLDLGRRHGVDMPITETVVDIVHDGKPPVVALKEMMSRSAKPERR; via the coding sequence GTGAGCAAGCCGGTCAAGGCGGCGGTGTTCAGCGCCGGTTCGTGGGGCACGGCCTTCGGTACGGTGCTCGCCGACGCCGGGTGCGAGGTCACTCTGTGGGCGCGCCGCGCGGAGGTCGCGGAGGCGATCAACTCCACCCGGTTCAACACCGACTACCTGCCGGGTCTGGAGCTCCCGCAGAACGTGCGGGCCACCACGGACCCGGCCGAGGCCGCCGCCGACGCCGACTTCACGGTTCTGTCCGTACCGTCCCAGACCCTGCGCGCCAACCTCGCCGACTGGACCGGGCTGCTGGCCCCCGACACCATCCTCGTCTCGCTGATGAAAGGCGTCGAACTCGGTTCCGCCATGCGGATGAGCGAGGTGATCGAGGACGTCGCCAAGGTCGGGCAGGACCGGATCGCCGTTGTCACCGGGCCCAACCTGGCGCGTGAGATCGCCTCCCGGATGCCGGCCGCCTCCGTGGTCGCCTGCACCGACGAGGCCGTCGCCCAGCGGCTCCAGGCCGCCTGCCACACCCCGTACTTCCGCCCGTACACCAACACCGACGTCGTCGGATGCGAGCTGGGCGGCGCGGTGAAGAACGTGATCGGTCTCGCCGTCGGCATCGCGGACGGCATGGGCCTCGGCGACAACGCCAAGGGATCGCTCATCACACGCGGTCTCGCCGAGACGACCCGCCTCGGCCTCGCGATGGGCGCCGACCCGCTCACCTTCGCCGGACTCGCGGGCCTCGGCGACCTGGTGGCCACCTGCTCCTCGCCGCTCTCCCGCAACCACACCTTCGGCACCAACCTCGGCAGGGGCATGACCCTGCAGGAGACCATCGCGGTCACCAGGCAGACCGCCGAGGGCGTCAAGTCCTGTGAGTCCGTACTGGACTTGGGGCGCCGGCACGGCGTCGACATGCCCATCACGGAGACGGTCGTCGACATCGTCCACGACGGCAAGCCGCCGGTCGTCGCCCTCAAGGAGATGATGTCGCGCAGCGCCAAGCCTGAGCGACGCTGA
- a CDS encoding lysophospholipid acyltransferase family protein: MPRRRIGFWYRLAAVIAKPPLVVLIKRDWRGMENIPTEGGFITAVNHNSHVDPFAYAHYQYNSGRVPRFLAKSGLFGKGFIGAIMRGTGQIPVYRESTDALSAFRAAIDAVERGECVAFYPEGTLTRDPDGWPMTGKTGAARVALQTRCPVIPVAQWGANELLPPYAKKPSLLPRKTHHVLAGPPVDLTRFYGQEMSPDLLKDATEVIMAAVTHQLEEIRGEKAPGTPYDPKRERIDQRRRSASAVEHRRPGQHNGALRGQRRQEEGQGK; the protein is encoded by the coding sequence GTGCCCCGCCGGAGAATCGGCTTCTGGTACCGCCTCGCCGCGGTGATCGCCAAACCGCCCCTGGTGGTGCTGATCAAGCGGGACTGGCGTGGAATGGAGAACATTCCGACCGAGGGCGGATTTATCACCGCCGTGAACCACAATTCGCATGTCGATCCCTTTGCGTACGCCCATTATCAGTACAACAGCGGCCGGGTTCCGCGATTTCTCGCGAAGAGCGGTCTCTTCGGCAAGGGATTCATCGGCGCCATCATGCGGGGCACCGGACAGATCCCCGTCTATCGCGAGAGCACCGACGCGCTGAGCGCCTTCCGGGCCGCGATCGACGCCGTGGAGCGCGGCGAGTGCGTCGCCTTCTACCCCGAGGGCACCCTCACCCGCGACCCGGACGGCTGGCCCATGACCGGCAAGACCGGTGCCGCACGGGTCGCCCTGCAGACCAGGTGCCCGGTGATCCCGGTCGCGCAGTGGGGCGCCAACGAACTGCTGCCGCCGTACGCCAAGAAGCCCAGCCTCCTGCCGCGCAAGACCCACCACGTGCTCGCGGGACCGCCCGTGGACCTCACGCGCTTCTACGGCCAGGAGATGAGCCCGGACCTGCTGAAGGACGCGACGGAGGTCATCATGGCCGCCGTCACCCACCAGCTGGAGGAGATCCGCGGCGAGAAGGCGCCCGGGACGCCGTACGACCCGAAGCGGGAGCGGATCGATCAGCGGCGCAGGAGCGCCTCGGCGGTCGAGCACCGGCGGCCCGGGCAGCACAATGGAGCACTGCGGGGACAGCGACGTCAGGAAGAGGGGCAGGGCAAGTGA
- the cofC gene encoding 2-phospho-L-lactate guanylyltransferase yields the protein MQWTLVVPVKPLARAKSRLSDTAADAVRPGLALAFAQDTVAAALAAAAVRAVVVVTDDPLAARELAALGARTVPENPRGDSRDGLNAALRHGTAVVRDVRPQSPVAALNADLPALRPQELTRVLNAAAEFPRSFLPDAAGTGTTLLAATPGHDLSPVFGPGSRLRHRRSGAVELALTTVDSVRQDVDTGDDLRAALGLGVGPRTAAAAARLLIPGQ from the coding sequence GTGCAGTGGACCCTGGTCGTACCCGTGAAGCCCCTGGCACGGGCCAAGAGCAGGCTCTCGGACACCGCCGCCGACGCGGTGCGCCCGGGCCTGGCCCTCGCCTTCGCCCAGGACACCGTGGCCGCGGCTCTGGCCGCCGCGGCGGTCCGCGCTGTGGTGGTGGTCACGGACGACCCCCTCGCCGCCCGCGAGCTGGCGGCCCTGGGCGCCCGCACCGTCCCGGAGAACCCGCGCGGCGACTCCCGGGACGGCCTGAACGCCGCTCTGCGGCACGGAACAGCCGTCGTACGCGATGTACGACCGCAAAGCCCCGTGGCGGCCCTGAACGCCGATCTGCCCGCCCTGCGCCCGCAGGAATTGACGCGCGTCCTGAACGCGGCCGCCGAATTCCCCCGCTCTTTCCTCCCGGACGCCGCCGGCACCGGCACCACACTGCTCGCCGCGACCCCCGGCCACGATCTCTCCCCCGTCTTCGGCCCCGGCTCCCGCCTGCGCCACCGCCGCTCCGGCGCCGTGGAACTCGCCCTCACCACCGTCGACTCCGTGCGCCAGGACGTCGACACCGGCGACGACCTCCGCGCCGCCCTCGGCCTCGGCGTCGGTCCCCGTACGGCCGCCGCGGCCGCGCGCCTGCTGATCCCCGGCCAGTAG
- a CDS encoding HU family DNA-binding protein, which yields MNKAQLVEAIADKVGGRQQAADAVDAVLDAIVRAVVAGDRVSVTGFGSFEKVDRPARYARNPQTGERVRVKKTSVPRFRAGQGFKDLVSGSKKLPRGGEVAVKKAPKGSLSGGASATVKKAAAKRTTAAAKKATPRKTTAAAKKTTATAKKATAKKTTAKKATTKTAAAKTTTAKTTAAAKKTAAKKAPAKKATAKKAPAKKSSARKTTVKKAAARQA from the coding sequence GTGAACAAGGCGCAGCTCGTAGAAGCGATTGCGGACAAGGTCGGGGGGCGTCAGCAGGCCGCCGACGCGGTCGACGCCGTTCTGGACGCCATCGTCCGCGCGGTCGTCGCCGGGGACCGGGTGTCGGTCACCGGCTTCGGTTCCTTCGAGAAGGTCGACCGGCCGGCCCGCTACGCCCGCAACCCGCAGACGGGTGAGCGGGTTCGGGTCAAGAAGACCTCCGTGCCGCGTTTCCGCGCGGGCCAGGGTTTCAAGGACCTGGTGAGCGGCTCGAAGAAGCTTCCCCGTGGTGGCGAGGTCGCGGTCAAGAAGGCGCCCAAGGGCAGCCTGAGCGGTGGGGCTTCGGCGACGGTCAAGAAGGCCGCGGCGAAGAGGACCACGGCGGCGGCGAAGAAGGCGACCCCCCGCAAGACCACGGCCGCCGCCAAGAAGACGACGGCCACCGCGAAGAAGGCCACGGCGAAGAAGACGACCGCCAAGAAGGCCACCACCAAGACGGCGGCGGCGAAGACGACGACCGCCAAGACCACGGCGGCGGCGAAGAAGACCGCGGCGAAGAAGGCGCCGGCCAAGAAGGCCACCGCGAAGAAGGCGCCGGCCAAGAAGTCGTCGGCTCGCAAGACGACCGTGAAGAAGGCTGCCGCCCGCCAGGCGTAG
- the leuD gene encoding 3-isopropylmalate dehydratase small subunit yields MEAFTTHTGRAVPLRRSNVDTDQIIPAHWLKKVTRDGFEDGLFEAWRKDETFILNQPERQGATVLVAGPDFGTGSSREHAVWALQNYGFKTVISSRFADIFRGNSLKNGLLTVVLEQKIVDALLELAEKDPQAEITVDLQAREVRAEGITASFELDENSRWRLLNGLDDISITLQNEADISAYEAKRPSYKPRTLKI; encoded by the coding sequence ATGGAAGCATTCACCACGCACACCGGCCGGGCCGTCCCGCTGCGCCGCAGCAACGTCGACACCGACCAGATCATCCCCGCCCACTGGCTCAAGAAGGTGACCAGGGACGGCTTCGAGGACGGGCTGTTCGAGGCCTGGCGCAAGGACGAGACCTTCATCCTCAACCAGCCCGAGCGGCAGGGCGCCACCGTCCTGGTCGCCGGCCCCGACTTCGGCACCGGCTCCTCCCGTGAGCACGCCGTGTGGGCGCTCCAGAACTACGGCTTCAAGACCGTCATCTCCTCCCGCTTCGCCGACATCTTCCGCGGCAACTCGCTCAAGAACGGCCTGCTCACGGTCGTTCTGGAGCAGAAGATCGTGGACGCGCTGCTGGAGCTCGCCGAGAAGGACCCCCAGGCCGAGATCACGGTCGACCTTCAGGCCCGCGAGGTGCGCGCCGAGGGCATCACCGCCTCCTTCGAGCTGGACGAGAACTCCCGCTGGCGGCTGCTGAACGGGCTGGACGACATCTCCATCACCCTCCAGAACGAGGCGGACATCTCCGCGTACGAGGCCAAGCGGCCGTCGTACAAGCCGAGGACGCTGAAGATCTGA
- the leuC gene encoding 3-isopropylmalate dehydratase large subunit: MGRTLAEKVWDDHVVRRAEGEPDLLFIDLHLLHEVTSPQAFDGLRKSGRKVRRLDLTIATEDHNTPTLDIDKPIADPVSRIQLETLRANAAEFGVRLHPLGDVEQGVVHVVGPQLGLTQPGMTVVCGDSHTSTHGAFGGLAFGIGTSQVEHVLATQTLPLVRPKTMAITVEGDLADGVTAKDLILAIIAKIGTGGGQGYVLEYRGPAIEKLSMEARMTICNMSIEAGARAGMIAPDETTFEYLKGRPHAPEGEDWDAAVAYWKTLRTDEDAEFDAEVTIDGATLSPFVTWGTNPGQGAPLSASVPDPASYEDASERFAAEKALEYMGLEAGQPLKSINVDTVFVGSCTNGRIEDLRAAAELIKGRKVADGVRMLVVPGSARVGLQAVSEGLDIVFKEAGAEWRHAGCSMCLGMNPDQLAPGERSASTSNRNFEGRQGKGGRTHLVSPQVAAATAVLGHLASPADLTDAPAPAGV, translated from the coding sequence ATGGGTAGGACACTCGCGGAGAAGGTCTGGGACGACCACGTCGTCCGGCGCGCCGAGGGCGAGCCCGACCTCCTCTTCATCGATCTGCACCTGCTGCACGAGGTGACCAGCCCCCAGGCCTTCGACGGTCTCCGCAAGAGCGGGCGGAAGGTTCGCCGGCTCGACCTGACCATCGCGACCGAGGACCACAACACCCCCACCCTCGACATCGACAAGCCCATCGCGGACCCGGTCTCCCGCATTCAGCTGGAGACGCTGCGCGCGAACGCCGCCGAGTTCGGTGTGCGTCTGCACCCGCTGGGCGACGTCGAGCAGGGTGTCGTGCACGTCGTCGGCCCGCAGCTGGGTCTGACCCAGCCCGGTATGACCGTCGTCTGTGGCGACTCCCACACCTCCACGCACGGCGCCTTCGGCGGTCTGGCGTTCGGCATCGGCACCTCCCAGGTGGAGCACGTGCTGGCCACCCAGACGCTGCCGCTGGTCCGCCCCAAGACCATGGCCATCACGGTCGAGGGCGATCTGGCCGACGGCGTCACCGCCAAGGACCTGATCCTGGCGATCATCGCCAAGATCGGCACCGGCGGCGGCCAGGGCTATGTCCTGGAATACCGGGGCCCGGCCATCGAGAAGCTCTCGATGGAGGCCCGCATGACCATCTGCAACATGTCGATCGAGGCCGGCGCCCGCGCGGGCATGATCGCCCCCGACGAGACCACCTTCGAGTACCTCAAGGGCCGTCCGCACGCCCCCGAGGGTGAGGACTGGGACGCGGCCGTCGCGTACTGGAAGACGCTCAGGACGGACGAGGACGCGGAGTTCGACGCCGAGGTGACCATCGACGGCGCCACCCTGTCGCCGTTCGTCACCTGGGGCACCAACCCCGGCCAGGGCGCGCCGCTTTCGGCGTCGGTCCCCGACCCGGCTTCGTACGAGGACGCTTCGGAGCGCTTCGCCGCCGAAAAGGCCCTGGAGTACATGGGGTTGGAGGCCGGCCAGCCGCTGAAGTCCATCAACGTGGACACCGTCTTCGTAGGTTCGTGCACCAACGGCCGCATCGAGGACCTGCGCGCCGCCGCCGAGCTGATCAAGGGCCGCAAAGTCGCCGACGGCGTACGGATGCTGGTCGTCCCCGGCTCCGCGCGGGTCGGTCTGCAGGCCGTCTCCGAGGGCCTCGACATCGTCTTCAAGGAGGCCGGCGCCGAGTGGCGGCACGCGGGCTGCTCGATGTGCCTGGGCATGAACCCGGACCAGCTGGCCCCCGGTGAGCGCTCCGCGTCCACCTCCAACCGCAACTTCGAGGGCCGGCAGGGCAAGGGCGGACGCACGCACCTGGTCTCGCCGCAGGTCGCCGCCGCGACGGCCGTCCTGGGCCATCTGGCGTCCCCCGCCGACCTGACCGACGCCCCCGCGCCCGCTGGAGTCTGA
- the ndgR gene encoding IclR family transcriptional regulator NdgR produces the protein MDNSSGVGVLDKAALVLSALESGPATLAGLVGATGLARPTAHRLAVALEHHRMVARDMQGRFILGPRLAELAAAAGEDRLLATAGPVLTHLRDITGESAQLYRRQGDMRICVAAAERLSGLRDTVPVGSTLTMKAGSSAQILMAWEEPERLHRGLQGARFTATALSGVRRRGWAQSIGEREPGVASVSAPVRGPSNRVVAAVSVSGPIERLTRHPGRMHAQAVIDAAGRLSEALRRTG, from the coding sequence ATGGACAACAGTAGCGGCGTCGGCGTTCTGGACAAGGCGGCCCTGGTCCTGAGCGCTCTGGAGTCCGGTCCGGCCACCCTCGCGGGTCTGGTCGGCGCCACGGGACTCGCACGACCCACGGCCCACCGCCTGGCCGTGGCTCTGGAACACCACCGCATGGTGGCACGGGACATGCAGGGCCGTTTCATCCTCGGCCCCCGGCTGGCCGAGCTGGCCGCGGCCGCCGGCGAGGACCGCCTCCTCGCGACGGCGGGCCCGGTGCTCACACACCTCCGCGACATCACGGGCGAGAGCGCGCAGCTCTATCGCCGGCAGGGCGACATGCGTATCTGTGTCGCCGCCGCGGAGCGGCTCTCAGGCCTGCGGGACACGGTCCCGGTCGGCTCGACCCTCACGATGAAAGCCGGTTCGTCGGCCCAGATCCTCATGGCCTGGGAGGAGCCCGAGCGCCTGCACCGCGGTCTCCAGGGCGCCCGCTTCACGGCCACCGCCCTCTCGGGCGTACGGCGCCGGGGCTGGGCCCAGTCCATCGGCGAGCGCGAGCCGGGCGTCGCCTCGGTCTCCGCCCCCGTACGCGGCCCGTCGAACCGCGTGGTGGCCGCTGTCTCCGTCTCGGGCCCGATCGAGCGCCTCACCCGCCACCCCGGCCGCATGCACGCCCAGGCGGTCATCGACGCCGCGGGCCGCCTCTCGGAGGCCCTGCGCCGCACTGGCTGA
- a CDS encoding DUF4188 domain-containing protein: protein MFGKRVAAGRTTAAAEGDVVVLLIGMRINHFWAVHHWGPVLAAMPRMLRELRADPSRGLLNAVLLSASPRTYYVVQYWESKEKLYGYAHAPDAFHRVAWAAMNRKERKGKSRQHVGLWHETYVVPEGSYESIYADMPAFGLAAATGTLPLEERGRSAKERFAHRRGASA, encoded by the coding sequence ATGTTCGGAAAGCGGGTCGCCGCCGGCCGTACCACCGCCGCCGCCGAGGGCGACGTGGTGGTCCTGCTGATCGGTATGCGGATCAATCACTTCTGGGCCGTACATCACTGGGGGCCCGTGCTCGCGGCGATGCCGCGGATGCTGCGGGAGCTGCGCGCGGACCCGAGCCGGGGGCTGCTGAACGCCGTGCTGCTCTCGGCCTCGCCGCGGACGTACTACGTCGTCCAGTACTGGGAGTCCAAGGAGAAGCTGTACGGGTACGCGCACGCGCCCGACGCGTTCCATCGCGTGGCGTGGGCCGCGATGAACCGCAAGGAGCGCAAGGGGAAGTCGCGGCAGCATGTGGGGCTCTGGCACGAGACGTATGTGGTGCCGGAGGGGTCGTACGAGTCGATCTATGCCGACATGCCCGCGTTCGGCCTCGCGGCGGCCACGGGGACGCTGCCGCTTGAGGAGCGGGGGAGGTCGGCGAAGGAGCGGTTCGCCCACCGGCGGGGAGCGAGTGCCTAG
- a CDS encoding MerR family transcriptional regulator: MRLAELSERSGVSTATIKYYLREGLLAPGRQINATTAEYDEEHLRRLRLVRALIQVGKVPVANAREVLSHVDDESLGRTIRLGAALWALPQTPGPDEEDPLTVAATAEVDRLLRTLGWEAAREVGSLSPVHRSLVALVATLLRLGYPCDAELMVPYAELMHQAAARDLDQMETYASDTEKAEVAVSAAVLFEPVLRALHRLAQEEESARRYGIE; encoded by the coding sequence ATGCGGCTGGCGGAGCTGAGCGAGCGCAGCGGGGTGTCCACAGCGACGATCAAGTACTACCTGCGTGAGGGACTGTTGGCGCCGGGCCGCCAGATCAACGCGACGACGGCGGAGTACGACGAGGAGCATCTGCGCCGGCTGCGGCTGGTGCGGGCGTTGATCCAGGTGGGCAAGGTGCCGGTGGCCAACGCCCGGGAGGTGCTCAGCCACGTGGACGACGAGTCCCTGGGACGGACGATCAGGCTCGGCGCGGCCCTGTGGGCGCTGCCTCAGACTCCCGGCCCGGACGAGGAGGACCCGCTCACGGTCGCCGCGACGGCCGAGGTGGACCGGCTGCTGCGGACGCTGGGCTGGGAAGCGGCGAGGGAGGTCGGCTCCCTCTCTCCCGTGCACCGTTCACTGGTGGCGCTGGTGGCCACGCTGCTGCGGCTCGGCTATCCGTGCGACGCCGAACTCATGGTCCCGTACGCCGAGTTGATGCACCAGGCGGCCGCCAGGGACCTGGACCAGATGGAGACCTACGCGTCCGACACGGAGAAGGCGGAGGTGGCGGTCTCGGCGGCGGTGCTCTTCGAGCCGGTGCTGCGGGCCCTGCACCGGCTGGCCCAGGAAGAGGAGTCGGCGCGACGGTACGGCATCGAGTAG
- a CDS encoding HAD family hydrolase, protein MDIKAVLWDVDDTLFDYTAADRAGMRDHLAVEGLLLGYDSVEEAISRWRELTSLHWRRYAAGEGDWEATRRDRVRDFQGRPLSDAEADAWFERYIAHYERAWSLFPDVVPVLDALAASHRHAVLSNSSLPVQERKLRALGVWDRFETVLCAEQLGVHKPAAEAFHVACEALELPPHEVAYVGDHPEIDGRGAADAGLLSVWIDRGGLYATVDPPVGPHRIATLTELPAILGSDTRFGAPSTFG, encoded by the coding sequence ATGGACATCAAGGCCGTGCTCTGGGACGTCGACGACACCCTTTTCGACTACACCGCGGCCGACCGGGCCGGAATGCGCGACCATCTCGCCGTCGAGGGCCTGCTGCTCGGATACGACTCCGTCGAAGAGGCCATCTCGCGCTGGCGCGAACTGACGAGCCTGCACTGGCGACGGTACGCGGCGGGCGAGGGTGACTGGGAGGCCACGCGCCGCGACCGCGTACGGGACTTCCAGGGCCGGCCCCTGAGCGACGCGGAGGCCGACGCCTGGTTCGAGCGCTACATCGCCCACTACGAGCGGGCCTGGTCGCTCTTCCCGGACGTCGTGCCCGTCCTGGACGCGCTCGCCGCGAGCCACCGGCACGCGGTGCTGTCCAACTCCAGCCTCCCCGTCCAGGAACGCAAGCTGCGTGCCCTCGGTGTGTGGGACCGCTTCGAGACGGTGCTGTGCGCCGAGCAACTGGGCGTCCACAAGCCTGCCGCCGAGGCGTTCCACGTGGCCTGCGAGGCCCTGGAGCTGCCGCCGCACGAGGTCGCGTACGTCGGCGATCACCCGGAGATCGACGGCCGGGGCGCCGCCGACGCCGGTCTGCTGTCGGTGTGGATCGACCGCGGCGGCCTCTACGCGACCGTCGACCCGCCCGTCGGGCCGCACCGGATCGCCACCCTGACCGAACTCCCCGCGATCCTCGGCTCCGATACCCGTTTTGGAGCGCCGTCCACCTTCGGGTAA